A single window of Candidatus Alcyoniella australis DNA harbors:
- a CDS encoding DUF72 domain-containing protein, with the protein MILVGTSGFSYEDWRGNFYPESLPKTEFLSFYSQHFNACEINYTYYAMPAARTMESLVRKSAGAVTFVVKAHRSMTHEGTADDAALAGFDAALEPLRAAGVLGGLLLQFPWSFRPKAQSRQHVERLAQRLKGNDLIVELRNAEWIEPPTFQWLRDLGLGFCCVDEPKLKGLVPPTAEATSNVGYVRFHGRNARKWWKHERPEERYDYLYKKAQLSEWVPKIKKLESKTDRTLVFTNNHYEAKAVQNAKM; encoded by the coding sequence TTGATCCTGGTCGGGACCAGTGGCTTCAGCTACGAGGACTGGCGCGGCAACTTCTATCCCGAGTCGCTTCCCAAGACCGAATTCCTCTCCTTTTACTCGCAGCACTTCAACGCCTGCGAGATCAACTACACCTACTACGCCATGCCCGCGGCGCGCACCATGGAGTCGCTGGTGCGCAAATCCGCGGGCGCGGTGACCTTCGTGGTCAAGGCCCACCGCAGCATGACCCACGAGGGCACGGCCGACGACGCGGCCCTGGCCGGGTTCGACGCGGCGCTCGAGCCGTTGCGCGCGGCCGGAGTGCTCGGCGGGCTGCTGTTGCAGTTCCCCTGGAGCTTTCGGCCCAAAGCGCAATCGCGCCAACACGTGGAGCGTTTGGCCCAAAGGCTCAAGGGCAACGATCTTATAGTCGAGCTGCGCAACGCCGAGTGGATCGAGCCGCCGACCTTCCAATGGCTGCGCGATCTGGGGCTGGGCTTTTGTTGCGTGGACGAGCCGAAGCTCAAGGGGCTGGTGCCGCCCACGGCCGAGGCCACCTCCAACGTGGGCTACGTGCGCTTTCACGGACGCAACGCCCGCAAGTGGTGGAAGCACGAACGGCCCGAGGAGCGCTACGACTACCTTTATAAAAAAGCGCAACTCAGTGAGTGGGTGCCCAAGATTAAAAAATTGGAGAGCAAGACCGACCGCACCTTGGTCTTTACCAACAATCACTACGAGGCCAAGGCGGTGCAGAACGCCAAGATG
- a CDS encoding alpha/beta fold hydrolase, producing MSSSCERAVFRLSTALLALLVLVGCSYIRTDHDALLRPQTDDGVTLLLRHYAPQNPDPQKSPVLLVHGMGASGLNFALPGRSLAEYLRDRGYNCFVAELRGDRLSEPAPGKGRYDFNLDDHILRDMPALVEAIRERTGAEQINMIGHSMGGVIIGCYLAYFGDERARSVVIVASPFAYRRNTLVYQWAARHLRLLQRLPTFPMAGPMPWLARVLESTDSLIELFLYNPQNIDGPTLRAFSRGGLSATPAKVLSQFAQNMADGSNTSWDRSFDYSARLAGLTVPSLWIAGKRDEIVQPVNVRLSYELAGGEDKSYVLAGRANGFSVDYGHGDLILGDSAPREIYPLIEGWMARRQR from the coding sequence GGCTGAGTACGGCGCTGCTGGCGCTGCTCGTGCTCGTCGGCTGCTCCTATATCCGCACTGACCACGACGCGCTCTTGCGGCCGCAAACCGACGACGGCGTGACGCTGCTGCTACGGCACTACGCGCCGCAAAATCCCGATCCCCAAAAATCGCCCGTGCTGCTGGTCCACGGCATGGGCGCCAGCGGGCTGAATTTTGCGCTGCCCGGCCGCAGCCTGGCCGAGTATCTGCGCGACCGCGGTTACAATTGTTTTGTGGCGGAGCTGCGCGGCGACCGGTTGAGCGAGCCGGCCCCGGGCAAGGGGCGCTACGATTTCAACCTCGACGACCACATCCTGCGCGACATGCCCGCGCTGGTCGAGGCAATTCGGGAACGTACCGGCGCCGAGCAGATCAACATGATCGGCCATTCGATGGGCGGCGTGATCATCGGCTGCTACCTGGCGTACTTCGGCGACGAACGCGCCCGTAGCGTGGTGATCGTGGCCAGCCCGTTTGCCTACCGCAGGAACACACTCGTCTACCAGTGGGCGGCGCGCCACTTGCGGCTGCTGCAGCGCCTGCCGACTTTTCCCATGGCAGGCCCGATGCCGTGGCTGGCGCGGGTGCTGGAGTCCACGGACAGCCTGATCGAACTGTTTCTTTACAACCCGCAGAACATCGACGGCCCGACGTTGCGCGCTTTTTCCCGCGGCGGGCTCAGCGCCACACCGGCCAAGGTGCTCTCGCAGTTCGCGCAGAACATGGCCGACGGATCGAACACCAGTTGGGACCGCAGCTTCGACTACTCGGCGCGGCTGGCCGGACTCACGGTCCCCTCGCTGTGGATCGCGGGCAAACGCGACGAGATCGTGCAGCCGGTCAACGTGCGGCTGAGTTACGAGCTGGCCGGAGGCGAAGATAAATCGTACGTGCTGGCCGGACGGGCCAATGGTTTCAGCGTGGACTACGGTCACGGCGATCTGATTTTGGGCGACAGCGCGCCGCGCGAGATCTACCCGCTGATCGAGGGCTGGATGGCGCGGAGACAGCGTTGA